One window of the candidate division KSB1 bacterium genome contains the following:
- a CDS encoding isocitrate/isopropylmalate dehydrogenase family protein, whose amino-acid sequence MAKHKIGWLPGDGVGRDVMEAARIVLDKLGFDAEYYHGDIGWNFWCKEGNALPPRTVQMLRQTDACLFGAITSKPKEEAEKDLVPELQRKGLVYQSPILQLRQEFNLHTNIRPCKAYPGNPLNYRDDINVLVFRESTECLYVGIEFHPVPAPVLQALMEYHPRARRYAGIDPNDIAISTRVMTRQRCEGIARSAFECARRHGYRSVTAVEKPNVTRETSGMLFREARKVAKQFPDIDFYEANIDAMCMWLLKNPQHYGVLLTSNLFGDILSKLCAQLVGGLGFGCSANIGDNYALFEPIHGSAPKYAGQYRVNPIGLILAARMMLDYLNETELANALETAIAKVIRDGKVKTYDMGGAASTLDMANAIAERL is encoded by the coding sequence ATGGCCAAGCACAAAATCGGCTGGCTCCCCGGGGATGGAGTTGGCAGGGATGTGATGGAAGCAGCGCGAATTGTGCTCGATAAGTTAGGATTTGACGCCGAATATTATCACGGCGACATCGGCTGGAATTTTTGGTGCAAAGAAGGCAACGCACTGCCGCCGCGCACCGTGCAGATGTTGCGACAAACCGATGCCTGTCTCTTCGGCGCGATCACCAGCAAGCCGAAGGAAGAAGCGGAGAAAGATCTGGTTCCCGAGTTGCAAAGGAAGGGGCTGGTTTATCAAAGCCCCATTTTGCAACTGCGCCAGGAGTTCAATCTGCACACGAACATTCGGCCTTGCAAAGCTTATCCAGGCAACCCGCTCAATTATCGCGACGACATCAACGTGCTGGTTTTTCGCGAGAGCACGGAATGCTTGTACGTCGGCATCGAGTTTCATCCGGTGCCGGCGCCGGTATTGCAGGCTTTAATGGAATATCATCCTCGCGCGCGGCGCTATGCAGGCATCGATCCGAACGATATCGCGATCTCGACACGCGTGATGACGCGGCAGCGCTGCGAGGGCATCGCGCGCAGCGCCTTTGAATGCGCCAGGCGGCACGGCTATCGCTCGGTGACCGCGGTCGAGAAACCCAACGTCACGCGCGAGACCAGCGGCATGCTCTTTCGCGAAGCGCGCAAGGTCGCCAAGCAATTTCCCGACATTGACTTCTACGAAGCCAATATCGATGCGATGTGCATGTGGCTGCTGAAGAATCCGCAGCACTACGGCGTGTTGTTGACGAGCAATCTGTTCGGCGATATTCTTTCAAAACTGTGCGCGCAATTGGTGGGCGGATTGGGCTTTGGTTGCAGCGCCAACATCGGCGACAATTACGCGCTCTTCGAGCCGATTCACGGTTCGGCGCCGAAATATGCGGGACAATATCGCGTCAATCCCATTGGCCTCATCCTGGCCGCGCGCATGATGCTCGACTATCTCAACGAAACGGAATTGGCGAATGCGCTTGAGACCGCCATCGCCAAGGTGATCCGTGACGGGAAAGTAAAAACTTATGACATGGGCGGCGCCGCCTCGACGCTGGATATGGCTAATGCCATTGCCGAGCGACTTTGA
- the nuoB gene encoding NADH-quinone oxidoreductase subunit NuoB: MRNVLGGDNFFTSRLDELIGWARKYSIFQYPFVTACCGMEYMALAGPQYDLDRFGAALPRFTPRQADVLFVVGTISQKIAPIMRRVYDQMCEPKWVVAFGVCTCTGGFYNNYSTVQGIDTIVPVDVYIPGCPPRPETVLQGVMLLQEKIQKQRQEY; the protein is encoded by the coding sequence ATGAGAAATGTTCTTGGCGGCGATAATTTTTTCACGTCGCGATTGGATGAGCTCATTGGTTGGGCGCGAAAGTATTCGATTTTTCAATATCCCTTTGTCACCGCCTGTTGTGGCATGGAATATATGGCGTTGGCCGGTCCACAATATGATCTGGACCGTTTCGGCGCCGCGTTGCCGCGCTTTACGCCGCGCCAGGCCGACGTGCTTTTTGTGGTCGGCACCATCAGCCAAAAAATCGCGCCGATTATGCGCCGCGTTTATGATCAGATGTGTGAACCCAAGTGGGTGGTTGCCTTCGGCGTTTGCACCTGCACCGGTGGTTTTTATAACAACTATTCCACCGTGCAAGGCATTGACACCATTGTGCCGGTGGATGTTTACATCCCCGGCTGCCCGCCGCGGCCGGAGACGGTGCTGCAAGGGGTGATGCTGCTGCAGGAAAAAATTCAAAAGCAGAGGCAGGAGTATTAA
- a CDS encoding DUF4160 domain-containing protein has product MPTVLQIHGWRLFFFANERNEPIHIHCNKAEVRCKFWIDVDDFNIRMEYGLNASNRDLREIKKIIYEHFDAIVDEWNKFQERKHGKAI; this is encoded by the coding sequence ATGCCAACGGTGCTACAAATTCACGGTTGGAGACTGTTCTTCTTTGCGAACGAACGCAACGAGCCTATTCATATCCACTGTAACAAGGCGGAAGTCCGTTGTAAATTTTGGATTGATGTAGATGATTTCAATATCAGGATGGAATATGGTTTGAACGCGTCTAATAGAGATTTACGAGAAATCAAAAAAATCATTTACGAGCATTTTGACGCCATTGTTGATGAATGGAACAAATTTCAGGAGCGCAAGCATGGAAAAGCTATATAA
- the nuoE gene encoding NADH-quinone oxidoreductase subunit NuoE, whose product MSLKLSSQSMQRVKEVMTHYPNKQAALLPILHIVQEEMGYVPEELEADIAEIVEVPVVKVREVLSFYTLFNRRPVGKYHIQMCHTISCTLCGHRDLLKYIKQKLGIDVGQTTPDGKYTLSVVECLAACETAPMMQINDKYYGNLTPQRIDEIFAGLT is encoded by the coding sequence ATGAGCCTGAAATTATCCTCGCAGTCCATGCAGCGCGTCAAGGAAGTGATGACGCATTATCCGAACAAGCAAGCGGCGTTGTTGCCGATTCTGCACATCGTGCAGGAGGAAATGGGTTACGTTCCCGAAGAGTTGGAAGCCGATATTGCGGAAATCGTTGAAGTGCCGGTCGTGAAGGTGCGAGAAGTTCTTTCATTTTATACGCTGTTCAATCGCCGGCCGGTTGGCAAATATCATATCCAAATGTGCCATACGATTTCCTGCACGCTTTGCGGCCATCGCGACCTGCTTAAATATATCAAACAAAAACTCGGCATCGACGTCGGCCAAACCACGCCGGACGGCAAGTACACCCTCAGCGTGGTCGAGTGTCTGGCGGCCTGCGAAACGGCACCGATGATGCAAATCAATGACAAATACTACGGCAATTTGACGCCACAAAGGATTGATGAAATTTTTGCGGGCTTGACGTAG
- the lpdA gene encoding dihydrolipoyl dehydrogenase, with amino-acid sequence MKEFDLIVIGGGPGGYVAAIRAAQLGMNVGVIEQDKLGGLCLNWGCIPSKALLRSAEVYHLLHRAKDFGLRAEQIGFEWSEIIQRSRKIADQINKGVHFLFKKNKIEHVDGRARLRKDKTLEVTKEGKAVGEYRAKHIVIATGGKHRSIPGVEIDRKKIITSTEAMILDPMPQSMVIIGGGPIGVEFAYFYNAFGCKVTILEMMPQILPLEDEEVVKSLTANFKKNGITIETDAKVEAVKTTASGVTVTVATKAGKKEISGEVALMAIGFAGNTENMGLEDAGVAVDRSFIKYDQFYRTNVPGIYAVGDVIGPPLLAHVASAEGICCVEAIADKHPTPVRYDAIPGCTYCQPQVASVGLTEAKAKEKGYDVAVGRFPFKPLGKSIAVGETDGFVKLIFDKKYGELLGAHILGNEATDLIAELVLAKTAEATAHDIIKTVHAHPTLTEAVMEAAANAFGEAIHI; translated from the coding sequence TTGAAAGAGTTTGATCTCATCGTAATCGGCGGCGGGCCAGGCGGTTACGTGGCTGCGATTCGCGCGGCCCAGCTTGGCATGAACGTCGGCGTCATCGAGCAGGACAAACTGGGCGGGCTGTGCTTGAACTGGGGCTGCATTCCGAGCAAAGCGCTGCTGCGCTCGGCGGAAGTTTATCACCTTCTGCATCGCGCCAAAGATTTTGGCCTGCGCGCGGAGCAGATCGGTTTTGAATGGAGCGAGATCATTCAGCGCAGCCGCAAAATTGCCGACCAAATCAACAAAGGCGTGCATTTTCTTTTCAAGAAAAATAAGATCGAGCACGTCGATGGCCGAGCCCGCTTGCGCAAAGATAAGACATTGGAAGTCACCAAAGAGGGCAAGGCGGTCGGCGAATATCGCGCCAAGCACATTGTCATCGCCACCGGTGGCAAGCATCGCAGCATTCCCGGCGTGGAAATCGACCGCAAGAAAATCATCACCAGCACCGAAGCAATGATTCTCGATCCGATGCCCCAATCCATGGTGATCATCGGCGGCGGTCCAATCGGCGTCGAGTTCGCCTATTTCTATAATGCCTTCGGCTGCAAGGTGACGATTCTCGAAATGATGCCGCAAATTCTTCCGCTCGAAGACGAGGAAGTGGTGAAATCACTAACCGCCAATTTCAAGAAAAACGGCATCACCATCGAGACCGACGCCAAGGTGGAAGCGGTGAAAACAACGGCGAGTGGCGTGACTGTGACCGTCGCGACGAAAGCTGGCAAGAAAGAAATTTCCGGTGAGGTGGCGTTGATGGCGATTGGCTTTGCCGGCAACACGGAAAATATGGGTCTCGAAGACGCCGGCGTTGCGGTTGATCGCTCGTTCATTAAATATGATCAATTTTACCGCACCAACGTGCCTGGCATCTATGCCGTCGGCGATGTGATCGGGCCGCCGCTATTGGCGCATGTGGCTTCTGCGGAAGGCATTTGTTGCGTCGAAGCGATTGCAGATAAGCACCCGACGCCGGTTCGTTATGATGCGATTCCAGGCTGCACGTATTGCCAGCCGCAAGTCGCGAGCGTGGGCTTGACCGAGGCGAAAGCGAAAGAGAAAGGTTATGATGTCGCCGTTGGGCGTTTCCCCTTCAAGCCGCTCGGCAAATCCATTGCGGTGGGAGAGACGGATGGTTTTGTCAAATTGATCTTTGACAAGAAATATGGCGAGCTGCTCGGTGCGCACATTCTCGGCAATGAAGCGACAGATTTGATCGCGGAACTGGTTCTGGCCAAAACCGCGGAAGCGACGGCGCACGACATTATCAAAACCGTGCATGCGCATCCGACTTTGACCGAGGCGGTGATGGAGGCCGCGGCGAATGCGTTTGGGGAGGCGATACATATCTGA
- a CDS encoding succinate dehydrogenase iron-sulfur subunit — protein sequence MNITFKIFRFNPEVDKASYFKEYKLDVPPTYRILDALHDIKWKMDGTLTFRRACAHGVCGSDAMLINGRNQLACQTLVQDLKTDYITVEPMKKYKVIKDLVVEMQPFYDNLKRIKPYFVEGDPPPAKERLQDNDDRDFIDEATKCILCGACTSSCPSFWADQKFLGPAALLKAFRFVFDTRDAAADERLDIVNDSHGVWRCHTIFNCVEACPKEINITSAISHLKKRLVSRKI from the coding sequence ATGAACATCACTTTCAAAATTTTTCGATTCAACCCAGAAGTTGACAAGGCCTCATACTTCAAAGAATACAAGCTCGACGTGCCGCCGACGTACAGAATTCTCGACGCGCTGCATGACATTAAATGGAAGATGGACGGCACGCTGACGTTCCGGCGGGCTTGTGCGCACGGGGTGTGTGGCTCGGATGCGATGCTGATCAACGGCCGCAACCAGCTCGCGTGTCAAACCCTTGTGCAAGACCTGAAAACTGATTATATTACCGTAGAGCCGATGAAGAAGTACAAAGTCATCAAAGACCTTGTCGTTGAGATGCAGCCGTTTTATGACAATCTGAAACGCATCAAACCTTATTTTGTCGAGGGCGATCCGCCGCCGGCAAAGGAGCGGCTGCAAGACAACGACGACCGTGATTTCATCGACGAGGCAACCAAGTGCATTCTCTGCGGCGCCTGTACGTCGTCGTGCCCCTCATTTTGGGCCGACCAGAAATTTTTGGGGCCGGCGGCATTGTTGAAAGCGTTTCGCTTCGTCTTCGATACGCGCGATGCGGCGGCGGACGAGCGGCTCGATATCGTCAATGACTCGCACGGCGTTTGGCGCTGCCATACGATTTTCAACTGCGTCGAAGCGTGCCCGAAAGAAATCAACATCACCAGCGCGATCAGCCACTTGAAAAAAAGACTGGTCTCGCGAAAGATTTGA
- the sdhC gene encoding succinate dehydrogenase, cytochrome b556 subunit: MNRRGVWFSPGNFRNRRGVRMRFLGYEVKTGMFSWLLHRITGVGITIFLFFHIWTQTQIYGGPEKFNAVMEFYKSPLIKISEILLMGAIIFHALNGLRIVIVDFAEGARYHKKLFWGAMAATAVLFIVGTWIVVSKTMVH; this comes from the coding sequence CTGAACCGAAGGGGCGTTTGGTTTTCGCCTGGAAATTTTCGAAACAGGAGAGGAGTTCGTATGCGTTTTCTCGGGTATGAAGTCAAAACCGGTATGTTCTCGTGGCTGTTGCATCGCATTACCGGTGTCGGGATCACGATTTTTTTGTTCTTTCACATTTGGACGCAGACGCAAATTTACGGCGGGCCGGAAAAGTTCAACGCGGTGATGGAGTTTTACAAAAGCCCGTTGATCAAAATCAGTGAAATTTTGCTGATGGGCGCGATTATTTTTCATGCGCTCAATGGGCTGCGCATTGTGATTGTCGATTTTGCGGAGGGTGCGCGCTATCATAAAAAGCTTTTTTGGGGCGCGATGGCGGCAACGGCGGTGTTGTTCATTGTTGGCACGTGGATTGTGGTTAGCAAAACGATGGTGCACTAA
- a CDS encoding NADH-quinone oxidoreductase subunit A, translated as MESLIAVLVTFALIGGTVLLILGLSSWLGPKRRNPVKDTPFECGWTPIAFPGERLNIRFYLIAILFVLFDIEIIFLFPWAIVFRELGPVGFFSMLTFIGVLVLGLVYAWKRGALEWE; from the coding sequence ATGGAAAGCTTGATAGCTGTCCTAGTAACTTTTGCGTTGATTGGCGGAACGGTTCTGTTGATTCTCGGCTTGTCCTCCTGGCTCGGCCCGAAGCGCAGGAATCCCGTGAAGGACACGCCGTTCGAATGCGGCTGGACGCCCATCGCCTTTCCCGGCGAAAGATTAAACATCAGATTTTATTTGATCGCCATACTTTTTGTGCTCTTCGATATTGAGATAATTTTTCTGTTTCCCTGGGCGATTGTATTCCGCGAGCTTGGCCCGGTGGGATTTTTCAGCATGTTGACATTCATCGGTGTTTTGGTTCTTGGTCTTGTTTATGCATGGAAGCGAGGTGCTTTGGAATGGGAATGA
- the sdhD gene encoding succinate dehydrogenase, hydrophobic membrane anchor protein encodes MAQNRASGNAGHFAWFYQRVTGVILIPLLFIHYKVNHFSISGGQGGFGADTYAEVAAKLADPFWKAFDILFVAFALYHGMNGLWIIAADYVHKENHRLLVYGTLWTLGLAAFIAALIVIVPFKYP; translated from the coding sequence ATGGCCCAAAATCGAGCTTCTGGAAACGCCGGACATTTTGCGTGGTTTTATCAGCGCGTCACCGGTGTGATACTCATTCCGCTGCTGTTCATACATTATAAAGTGAATCACTTTTCAATTTCCGGCGGCCAAGGCGGATTTGGCGCGGACACCTACGCCGAAGTAGCGGCCAAGCTTGCCGACCCGTTCTGGAAAGCATTTGACATACTCTTCGTTGCCTTCGCGCTCTATCACGGCATGAACGGCTTGTGGATCATCGCGGCGGACTATGTTCACAAGGAGAATCATCGTCTGCTAGTGTACGGAACGTTGTGGACACTCGGTCTGGCGGCGTTCATCGCGGCACTGATTGTGATCGTACCGTTTAAATATCCGTAG
- a CDS encoding DUF2442 domain-containing protein gives MEKLYNISDVSLKGYLLSFKVDGISVTCDLARISNVLAKASKEQVANMIVDPVGVGFHWPALDEDLSVNGILRELGIKLPISAKEEMTERVELV, from the coding sequence ATGGAAAAGCTATATAACATCAGTGACGTTTCTTTGAAAGGATATTTGCTTTCCTTCAAAGTCGACGGCATTTCGGTAACTTGCGATCTCGCGAGAATTTCTAATGTCCTCGCAAAGGCAAGCAAAGAGCAAGTTGCCAATATGATTGTCGACCCGGTCGGAGTCGGATTTCACTGGCCGGCGCTCGACGAGGATTTATCGGTAAATGGGATATTGCGAGAACTGGGAATCAAGCTGCCTATTAGCGCGAAAGAAGAGATGACAGAGCGTGTTGAGTTGGTTTGA
- the sdhA gene encoding succinate dehydrogenase flavoprotein subunit, whose protein sequence is MVLQYDVVIVGAGGAGCRAALEIPAGVRCAVITKLYPTRSHTAAAQGGVCAALGNEEEDSWEWHMFDTVKGGDYLGDQDAIEILTHDAPQTIYELEHIGMPFSRNKDGRIAQRRFGGHTRNFGEAAVQRACFAADRTGHIMLHTLHENCVKKGVEFFSEFFLLDVLIEDNICRGVVAMDIRTSEIHTFYAKAVMFATGGACRVFRITSNAHGLVGDGIAVAYNRGVPIEDHEFVQFHPTGLYKLGILVSEAARGEGGILRNKNGERFMERYAPTIKDLAPRDVVSRCIYTEFREGRGIIGDDGTQYVHLDLTHLGKEVIDKKLPDVTGFARTYLGVEPIKEPIPIQPTAHYIMGGIPTDLNGQVRANHKDKLVTGFYAAGECACVSVHGANRLGTNSLLDIIVYGRRAGKAMTEYIRENDFAPLPKDADKPVREKIEWISKSNGKESVAELRQKLQDEMMDKCSVYRDEKSLMAVRETVRELKARYQNIHIDDRTRTFNTDLLDAIELGYLLDNAEIIVEGALARQESRGAHYREDYSKRDDKNWLKHTFAYKTEKGVKLEYKPVKITKFQPKERKY, encoded by the coding sequence ATGGTTTTGCAATACGACGTTGTGATCGTTGGCGCCGGCGGCGCCGGTTGCCGCGCGGCTTTGGAAATTCCCGCAGGCGTTCGTTGTGCGGTCATCACGAAATTGTACCCGACGCGGTCGCACACGGCAGCGGCGCAGGGCGGCGTGTGCGCGGCGCTGGGCAATGAGGAGGAGGACAGTTGGGAATGGCACATGTTCGACACCGTGAAAGGCGGCGATTATCTCGGCGACCAGGACGCCATCGAGATTCTCACGCACGATGCGCCGCAAACGATTTACGAGCTGGAGCACATCGGCATGCCGTTTTCGCGCAATAAGGACGGCCGCATCGCGCAACGGCGTTTCGGCGGGCACACGCGCAATTTCGGCGAGGCCGCGGTGCAGCGCGCCTGCTTTGCCGCCGACCGCACCGGCCACATCATGCTGCACACGCTCCACGAAAATTGCGTCAAAAAAGGCGTCGAGTTTTTTTCCGAGTTCTTTCTCCTGGATGTTTTGATTGAAGACAATATCTGCCGCGGCGTGGTGGCGATGGATATTCGCACCTCGGAAATCCACACGTTTTATGCGAAGGCCGTGATGTTCGCCACCGGCGGCGCGTGCAGGGTTTTTCGCATCACTTCCAACGCGCATGGCCTGGTCGGCGACGGCATCGCGGTGGCATACAATCGCGGCGTGCCGATTGAGGATCACGAGTTCGTGCAATTTCATCCGACCGGCCTTTACAAACTCGGTATTTTAGTCTCTGAAGCGGCGCGCGGGGAGGGCGGCATTTTGCGCAATAAAAACGGCGAGCGCTTTATGGAACGCTACGCGCCGACGATCAAAGATCTCGCGCCGCGCGACGTGGTGAGCCGCTGTATTTACACCGAATTTCGCGAAGGTCGCGGCATCATTGGCGACGACGGCACGCAATACGTCCATCTCGATTTGACGCACTTGGGCAAAGAAGTGATTGACAAAAAATTGCCGGATGTGACGGGATTCGCACGCACCTATCTCGGCGTCGAGCCGATCAAGGAACCGATTCCGATTCAGCCGACGGCGCATTACATCATGGGCGGTATTCCGACCGATCTCAACGGACAGGTGCGGGCGAATCACAAAGACAAGCTGGTGACGGGCTTTTACGCAGCGGGTGAATGCGCCTGCGTTTCCGTGCATGGCGCGAATCGGCTCGGCACCAACTCACTGCTGGATATCATCGTTTACGGCCGCCGCGCCGGCAAGGCGATGACGGAATATATTCGCGAGAATGACTTCGCGCCGCTGCCCAAAGACGCCGACAAACCGGTGCGCGAGAAGATCGAATGGATCAGCAAGAGCAACGGCAAGGAATCCGTCGCCGAATTGCGGCAAAAATTGCAAGACGAGATGATGGACAAATGCTCGGTCTATCGCGACGAAAAAAGCTTGATGGCGGTTCGCGAAACCGTGCGCGAGTTGAAAGCCCGTTACCAAAATATTCACATCGATGATCGCACGCGCACGTTCAACACCGATTTGCTGGATGCCATCGAACTTGGCTACTTGCTCGACAATGCCGAGATCATCGTGGAAGGCGCCTTGGCCCGCCAGGAAAGCCGCGGCGCGCATTATCGCGAGGATTATTCGAAGCGCGATGACAAGAATTGGCTGAAGCACACGTTTGCGTATAAAACGGAGAAGGGCGTTAAGTTGGAATATAAGCCGGTGAAGATTACCAAATTTCAGCCGAAGGAGAGGAAATACTAA
- the nuoD gene encoding NADH dehydrogenase (quinone) subunit D encodes MSFLENIVAQFPDKVKILPHPRGEHVLEVERHILPALCAHLKNEHAPRFNFLMDLAGVDYSTFGAPTQAAAYTGAAEPVIKPTPPQDSRNGRRERFEVVYNLFAWPEKLRLRLRVPVPELAPEVPTVSHLWSGANWFEREVWDMFGIRFKGHPDLRRILMYDEFKGHPLRKDYPITRRHPLVDNQRMAPDQNNGRLPFRIKPPQFGKNTQNMLLNMGPSHPAMHGVIHVLVELDGEKVERADIGIGYLHRAFEKDAENVTWTQVFPYTDRLNYVSPLINNVGYAMAVEKVMGLQITERCQYLRVLMSEISRLTDHLTCIGANTMEVGAMTAFLYFVKVRDMLYELVEEITGARLTVSYVRVGGVKADLTPEFPQHLRKILGEWRIAMDEMHKLVTRNRIFVDRMKGVGVVSQETAIDYGFTGPFLRSTGIDYDVRKTEPYSGYDQFDFDIPYGQYGDNYDRYLVRMEEMEQSVRIIEQCMEKLEKTSGAPLNVDYEGKEIPADKMADLGKFGYTKGLLQVQALTDPTLSGGNAWLRHNIFPADAKGVVLPAKEKTYGSIEGLMNHFMLIMEGYGIQPPSGDAYQAVEGANGELGFYVISDGKDRPYRVRVRPPCFTLMSGFHKMIEGDMVADIIATFGTVNMIAGELDR; translated from the coding sequence ATGTCCTTTCTCGAAAACATCGTTGCCCAATTTCCGGATAAAGTCAAAATCCTCCCGCATCCGCGCGGCGAGCACGTGCTGGAAGTGGAGCGCCATATTTTGCCGGCGCTTTGCGCCCATCTCAAAAATGAGCATGCGCCGCGGTTCAATTTTCTGATGGACTTGGCGGGCGTCGACTATTCCACCTTTGGTGCGCCAACGCAAGCCGCGGCCTATACTGGCGCCGCCGAGCCGGTGATTAAGCCAACGCCGCCACAGGACTCACGCAATGGCCGGCGCGAGCGTTTTGAAGTTGTCTACAATCTTTTCGCCTGGCCGGAAAAACTTCGCCTGCGCTTGCGCGTGCCGGTTCCGGAACTGGCGCCGGAGGTGCCGACGGTGAGCCATCTGTGGAGTGGCGCCAACTGGTTCGAGCGGGAAGTGTGGGATATGTTCGGCATTCGCTTCAAAGGCCATCCGGACCTGCGGCGGATTTTAATGTACGACGAATTCAAAGGCCATCCGCTGCGCAAGGATTACCCCATCACACGCCGGCATCCCCTCGTCGATAATCAAAGGATGGCGCCAGATCAGAATAATGGCCGCCTGCCGTTTCGCATCAAACCTCCACAGTTCGGCAAAAACACCCAAAATATGCTGCTCAACATGGGGCCGTCGCATCCGGCGATGCACGGCGTCATTCACGTTTTGGTCGAGCTGGATGGCGAAAAAGTTGAAAGGGCGGACATCGGCATTGGCTATCTGCATCGTGCGTTTGAAAAAGACGCCGAGAATGTGACATGGACGCAAGTCTTTCCGTACACCGACCGTTTGAATTATGTTTCACCGCTCATCAACAACGTTGGCTACGCCATGGCGGTGGAAAAGGTGATGGGCCTGCAAATCACCGAGCGCTGCCAGTATCTCCGTGTGCTGATGTCGGAAATCTCGCGCCTCACCGACCACTTAACCTGCATTGGCGCGAACACCATGGAAGTCGGCGCCATGACCGCTTTTCTCTATTTTGTCAAAGTGCGCGACATGCTTTACGAGCTGGTCGAAGAGATCACCGGCGCGCGGCTCACCGTTTCCTACGTTCGCGTCGGCGGCGTGAAGGCGGATTTGACGCCGGAATTTCCCCAGCATCTGCGCAAAATACTAGGCGAATGGCGGATCGCTATGGACGAAATGCACAAGCTGGTGACGCGCAATCGCATCTTCGTGGACCGGATGAAAGGCGTCGGCGTCGTCAGCCAGGAAACCGCGATTGATTACGGCTTCACCGGCCCGTTTCTGCGCAGCACCGGCATTGATTACGACGTTCGCAAAACCGAGCCCTACTCGGGGTACGACCAGTTTGATTTCGATATTCCTTATGGCCAATACGGCGACAACTATGACCGCTATTTGGTGCGCATGGAAGAAATGGAGCAAAGCGTGCGCATCATCGAACAGTGCATGGAGAAGCTGGAGAAGACTTCCGGTGCGCCGCTTAATGTGGATTATGAAGGCAAAGAGATTCCGGCCGATAAAATGGCTGATCTTGGCAAATTTGGCTATACCAAAGGTTTGCTACAAGTTCAAGCGTTAACCGACCCGACGCTTTCGGGCGGTAATGCCTGGCTGCGCCACAACATCTTTCCAGCGGATGCCAAAGGCGTGGTGCTCCCCGCCAAGGAAAAAACCTACGGCAGCATTGAAGGCCTCATGAATCACTTTATGCTGATTATGGAAGGCTACGGCATTCAACCGCCGTCCGGCGACGCCTATCAAGCCGTTGAAGGCGCCAATGGCGAATTGGGTTTTTATGTGATCAGCGACGGCAAAGACCGGCCCTATCGCGTGCGGGTAAGGCCGCCGTGTTTTACGCTGATGTCAGGATTTCACAAAATGATCGAAGGCGACATGGTGGCAGACATCATCGCCACATTCGGCACGGTGAATATGATTGCCGGAGAATTGGACCGATAA